One genomic segment of Ricinus communis isolate WT05 ecotype wild-type chromosome 5, ASM1957865v1, whole genome shotgun sequence includes these proteins:
- the LOC8275193 gene encoding BES1/BZR1 homolog protein 4 isoform X1, whose amino-acid sequence MTAGTRMPTWKERENNKRRERRRRAIAAKIYAGLRMYGNYKLPKHCDNNEVLKALCNEAGWTVEEDGTTYRKGCKPVERMDIMGGSASASPCSSYHPSPCASYNPSPGSSSFPSPVSSRYTANTNGNADANSLIPWLKNLSSGSSSASSKHPHHLYIHTGSISAPVTPPLSSPTSRTPRTKNDWDDPAAGPSWAGQNYPFLPSSMPSSTPPSPGRQVLPDSGWLAGIQIPQSGPSSPTFSLVSRNPFGFRDEPLSGAGSRMWTPGQSGTCSPAVPAGVDHTADVPMADSMAAEFAFGSNTTGLVKPWEGERIHEECVSDDLELTLGNSSTR is encoded by the exons ATGACAGCGGGGACAAGAATGCCGACgtggaaagaaagagagaataacaagagaagagaaaggagaagaagagcGATCGCAGCGAAGATCTATGCTGGACTCAGAATGTACGGTAATTATAAGCTACCCAAACACTGCGATAATAATGAAGTTCTTAAAGCTCTTTGCAATGAAGCTGGTTGGACAGTTGAAGAAGATGGCACTACTTATAGAAag GGATGCAAACCTGTGGAACGGATGGACATCATGGGAGGGTCTGCATcagctagtccttgctcatcTTACCACCCAAGTCCATGTGCATCTTATAATCCAAGTCCTGGTTCATCTTCATTCCCCAGTCCTGTTTCATCCCGTTATACTGCCAATACTAATGGTAATGCTGATGCTAATTCCCTTATCCCTTGGCTTAAAAACCTCTCATCCGGCTCATCATCAGCCTCATCCAAGCACCCTCACCATCTCTACATTCACACTGGTTCCATAAGTGCACCTGTCACGCCTCCATTGAGCTCCCCAACTTCCCGAACTCCCCGCACCAAAAATGACTGGGATGATCCAGCTGCTGGCCCATCCTGGGCGGGACAGAACTATCCATTCCTGCCTTCATCTATGCCCTCTTCCACGCCACCAAGTCCTGGCCGTCAGGTCCTGCCTGATTCAGGATGGTTAGCTGGTATCCAAATTCCCCAAAGTGGACCATCTTCACCTACATTTAGCCTTGTCTCACGGAACCCATTTGGCTTTAGAGATGAGCCTTTATCAGGTGCTGGATCAAGAATGTGGACTCCTGGGCAAAGTGGGACATGCTCTCCTGCAGTTCCTGCAGGTGTGGATCATACAGCAGATGTTCCAATGGCAGACAGTATGGCAGCTGAGTTTGCATTTGGAAGTAACACAACAGGGTTGGTGAAACCTTGGGAAGGAGAGAGGATCCATGAGGAATGTGTATCTGATGATCTTGAGCTTACTCTTGGAAACTCTAGTACAAG ATAG
- the LOC8275193 gene encoding BES1/BZR1 homolog protein 4 isoform X2, whose product MTAGTRMPTWKERENNKRRERRRRAIAAKIYAGLRMYGNYKLPKHCDNNEVLKALCNEAGWTVEEDGTTYRKGCKPVERMDIMGGSASASPCSSYHPSPCASYNPSPGSSSFPSPVSSRYTANTNGNADANSLIPWLKNLSSGSSSASSKHPHHLYIHTGSISAPVTPPLSSPTSRTPRTKNDWDDPAAGPSWAGQNYPFLPSSMPSSTPPSPGRQVLPDSGWLAGIQIPQSGPSSPTFSLVSRNPFGFRDEPLSGAGSRMWTPGQSGTCSPAVPAGVDHTADVPMADSMAAEFAFGSNTTGLVKPWEGERIHEECVSDDLELTLGNSSTR is encoded by the exons ATGACAGCGGGGACAAGAATGCCGACgtggaaagaaagagagaataacaagagaagagaaaggagaagaagagcGATCGCAGCGAAGATCTATGCTGGACTCAGAATGTACGGTAATTATAAGCTACCCAAACACTGCGATAATAATGAAGTTCTTAAAGCTCTTTGCAATGAAGCTGGTTGGACAGTTGAAGAAGATGGCACTACTTATAGAAag GGATGCAAACCTGTGGAACGGATGGACATCATGGGAGGGTCTGCATcagctagtccttgctcatcTTACCACCCAAGTCCATGTGCATCTTATAATCCAAGTCCTGGTTCATCTTCATTCCCCAGTCCTGTTTCATCCCGTTATACTGCCAATACTAATGGTAATGCTGATGCTAATTCCCTTATCCCTTGGCTTAAAAACCTCTCATCCGGCTCATCATCAGCCTCATCCAAGCACCCTCACCATCTCTACATTCACACTGGTTCCATAAGTGCACCTGTCACGCCTCCATTGAGCTCCCCAACTTCCCGAACTCCCCGCACCAAAAATGACTGGGATGATCCAGCTGCTGGCCCATCCTGGGCGGGACAGAACTATCCATTCCTGCCTTCATCTATGCCCTCTTCCACGCCACCAAGTCCTGGCCGTCAGGTCCTGCCTGATTCAGGATGGTTAGCTGGTATCCAAATTCCCCAAAGTGGACCATCTTCACCTACATTTAGCCTTGTCTCACGGAACCCATTTGGCTTTAGAGATGAGCCTTTATCAGGTGCTGGATCAAGAATGTGGACTCCTGGGCAAAGTGGGACATGCTCTCCTGCAGTTCCTGCAGGTGTGGATCATACAGCAGATGTTCCAATGGCAGACAGTATGGCAGCTGAGTTTGCATTTGGAAGTAACACAACAGGGTTGGTGAAACCTTGGGAAGGAGAGAGGATCCATGAGGAATGTGTATCTGATGATCTTGAGCTTACTCTTGGAAACTCTAGTACAAGGTAA
- the LOC8275192 gene encoding heat stress transcription factor A-4a: MDESQGSSNSLPPFLSKTYEMVDDPSTNSVVSWSQSNKSFIVWNPPEFARDLLPRFFKHNNFSSFIRQLNTYGFRKVDPEQWEFANEDFIRGQPHLMKNIHRRKPVHSHSLQNLQGQGSNPLTESERQSLKDDIERLKHEKEALVLELKRQERQRQGFEMQMQALKEKLQQMERRQQTMVSFVARVLQKPGLALNLMSQMEPGHDRKRRLPRIGYFYDEASIEDCQTIARENADSNSVALSNVEQFEQLESSLTLWESIRDDVQTNIQRDSTMELDESTSCAESPAISCVPLNIDIRPKSPTIDMNSEPAAASAPEPDPPKEQAAGTAPPTVATGVNDVFWEQFLTENPGSTDTQEVQSERKDSNDRKNEIKPSDQGKFWWNMRNVNNLAEQMGHLTPAERT; encoded by the exons ATGGATGAATCTCAGGGCAGTTCGAACTCGCTGCCGCCTTTTCTATCAAAGACATATGAGATGGTGGATGATCCTTCCACAAATTCAGTTGTTTCATGGAGTCAGAGTAATAAAAGCTTTATTGTATGGAATCCACCGGAGTTTGCGAGGGATTTGCTCCCAAGATTCTTTAAGCACAATAACTTCTCAAGCTTCATCAGACAGCTCAATACATAT gGTTTTAGAAAGGTAGATCCGGAACAATGGGAATTTGCGAATGAAGATTTTATAAGAGGTCAACCACACCTCATGAAGAACATTCACAGAAGGAAACCTGTTCATAGCCATTCCTTGCAAAATCTCCAGGGACAAGGATCTAATCCATTAACGGAATCAGAAAGACAGAGTTTAAAGGATGATATAGAGAGGCTTAAACATGAGAAAGAAGCACTTGTTCTGGAGTTAAAGAGGCAGGAACGGCAACGGCAAGGATTTGAGATGCAAATGCAGGCTTTGAAGGAGAAATTGCAACAAATGGAACGGCGACAGCAAACTATGGTGTCTTTTGTGGCTCGAGTACTGCAGAAACCTGGGCTTGCTTTAAATCTCATGTCACAAATGGAACCTGGCCATGATAGAAAGAGAAGGTTGCCGAGAATTGGTTATTTTTATGATGAGGCCAGCATTGAGGACTGCCAAACTATTGCTAGGGAAAATGCAGATAGTAATTCTGTTGCACTGTCAAATGTTGAGCAGTTTGAGCAGTTGGAGTCATCGTTGACCTTATGGGAAAGTATTCGAGATGATGTTCAAACCAACATCCAACGGGATTCAACCATGGAGTTGGATGAATCTACAAGTTGTGCAGAAAGTCCAGCCATATCTTGTGTACCACTTAATATTGATATTCGGCCAAAATCCCCTACTATTGATATGAATTCTGAGCCTGCTGCAGCTTCAGCCCCAGAGCCTGATCCCCCGAAGGAACAGGCAGCCGGGACTGCTCCTCCTACTGTGGCAACTGGAGTCAATGATGTATTTTGGGAACAGTTTTTGACTGAGAACCCCGGATCAACCGACACACAGGAGGTTCAATCCGAAAGGAAGGATTCTAATGATAGAAAAAATGAGATCAAACCCAGTGATCAGGGGAAATTTTGGTGGAATATGAGGAATGTAAATAACCTTGCTGAACAGATGGGGCATCTTACTCCTGCAGAGAGAACTTGA
- the LOC8275191 gene encoding transcription repressor OFP5 — protein MKWGKKRKSSSRPFLTSQVLPTSWLTKFKQMSMNSGEKQAKMKQKGKWNSVTTNPSSYATNTTGVGKFYGGDGDAFWRLSFGEDSLEGMKSRGVFKSVRYNSDDDDNDLEFPPSSFQSYSRVNEKEAQKFSDMVSHARKMRGLPKEIEIFPRVQTCIREKVAEIRTPRLGVEREKTLRKGNYGVFEDKQLEGRQAEAEKHPRKAVAKNMYERKPGKFVEGEDVKLAAADSRDSYLREIEEDCSLCAEKESDGFYAENHSYKWQKLKERKIEEVKSRKEEQRKSVYISRDVERKTKQNNKVKVNSPRTASKAEICKIKALEDMKKAKLKAKKKAKGKTVEEFQGLESFAVVKCSYDPQKDFRDSMVEMIKEQNISRSEELEELLACYLTLNSDEYHDLIIRVFRQVWFDLNQASFVAN, from the coding sequence ATGAAGTGGGGCAAGAAGAGAAAATCTTCTTCTCGTCCTTTCTTGACCTCTCAGGTCTTACCCACTTCTTGGCTTACAAAGTTCAAGCAAATGAGCATGAATTCAGGAGAAAAACAAGCAAAAATGAAGCAAAAAGGGAAGTGGAATTCTGTGACCACAAACCCCTCCAGCTATGCTACTAATACTACTGGTGTAGGAAAATTTTATGGAGGAGACGGCGATGCTTTTTGGAGATTATCTTTTGGAGAGGATAGTCTTGAAGGTATGAAGAGTAGAGGTGTTTTCAAGTCAGTTCGGTACAATTCAGACGATGATGATAATGATCTGGAATTTCCACCTTCAAGTTTCCAGAGCTATAGTAGAGTTAATGAAAAAGAAGCTCAGAAATTCAGTGACATGGTTTCTCATGCAAGGAAAATGAGAGGATTACCAAAAGAAATTGAGATTTTCCCTCGAGTGCAAACATGTATAAGAGAAAAGGTAGCAGAAATCAGAACACCAAGGCTTGGAGTTGAAAGAGAGAAGACATTGAGGAAAGGAAATTATGGAGTTTTTGAAGATAAACAATTAGAGGGAAGACAAGCTGAAGCAGAAAAGCATCCAAGAAAAGCAGTAGCCAAGAATATGTATGAAAGGAAACCTGGAAAATTTGTTGAAGGGGAGGATGTTAAGTTGGCTGCTGCGGATTCAAGAGATTCTTATCTAAGAGAAATTGAAGAAGACTGTAGCTTGTGTGCTGAGAAAGAAAGTGATGGATTTTACGCAGAAAATCATAGCTATAAATGGCAAAAgttgaaagaaaggaagatTGAAGAGGTCAAGTCGAGAAAAGAAGAGCAGAGGAAATCGGTATACATAAGCAGGGATGTGGAGAGGAAAACAAAGCAGAACAACAAAGTAAAAGTTAATTCTCCAAGAACAGCTTCAAAAGCTGAAATTTGCAAAATAAAAGCTCTTGAAGACATGAAGAAAGCCAAGTTGAAAGCGAAAAAGAAGGCAAAGGGGAAAACAGTGGAGGAATTTCAGGGCTTAGAGAGCTTTGCTGTGGTGAAATGTTCGTATGATCCTCAAAAAGATTTTAGAGATTCAATGGTTGAGATGATTAAGGAGCAGAACATTAGCCGATCGGAAGAACTTGAAGAACTCCTGGCATGCTACCTGACATTGAATTCTGATGAGTACCATGATCTTATCATCAGGGTTTTTCGGCAGGTATGGTTTGACCTAAACCAAGCTAGTTTCGTCGCGAATTAG